From Nocardia sp. NBC_00416:
TGAACGAGCTCCCACGTGGCCAGGTCATCGACCTGATCACGAGCTATGCCGAAGCTGTACCCACGGCGATGATCTCGCACATTCTGGGCCTGCCGCAGTCGGACTCCCCGCGCTTCGCCGCGTGGGGACACGTGCTCGCCTCATTGCTGGACGGCGCCCGGACAGCACAGGAGCGACAGCGTTCCCGCGATCTCGTCACCGAGATGACGTCGTATTTCCGAGATCGCCTGAACGACGTCGACCCGCAGGGCGCCGGGCTCACAGCCGGTTTGGCGCGGCAATGCCCGGCCCGGTTGACCCTGCGCGAGGCCATCGCCACGTGCAGCATGCTGCTGGTCGGCGGTTTCGGTACCACCACCCACCTTCTCGGAAACACCCTGCACACGCTGCTGCGGCAGCCCCACCTCCGGCCGGCCGACGGCGACTACTCGGCGGTGATCGAAGAATCCCTGCGCTACGACACCCCCGTTCAGTACGTCGTCCGGGTCGCCGCGACCGATACTCGGCTGGCCGGTCGGGTCGTCACCGCGAGAACGCCGATCGTGCTGCTGCTCGCTGCCGCGAACCGCGACCCGGAAATCTTCACCGACCCACACGTATTCGATCCCCGACGCCGGGAACCTCATCGCCACCTCACCTTCGGTGCCGGGATCCACTTCTGTATCGGCGCTGCGCTGGCCCGTGCGGAAGCCGCTATCGCCGTCCAGCGTTTCTTCGAAAGGTTTCCGAACGCCCACATCGCGGGAAAGGCTGCCCTCCTGCCATCCCGCGCGCTGCACGGCTTGCGTGGGCTGCCTGTCGTTCTCGAGACCTGATGGCGAAGTAGACCGCGAGGTCGAAGGCTCGGCCCGGCAGTCGGACAACCCTGATGGTGCGGTGGGTTATCGGACTGCCGGGCCGTGGACTCGATCAGGCGGGTCCTGGGACGGACCGGCGGGATGTCGACGGTATTCCGAGGGCGTCGACCTCCACTGGTGGAACGGTTCAGGCGACGGTGACGTCGACGGAGACGGGGATGTTGCCGCGAGTGGCGTTGGAGTAGGGGCACACCGCGTGTGCGGCCGTGACGAGCGAGTCGGCGCTGTCCTGGTCGATGCCGCCCAATTCCACGTGCAGCGCGGCGGAGAGGCTGAAACCGCCCTGCCCGGTGCGGTGCACACCGATCTCGGCGACGACGGCCGATTCGGTGAAACTGATCTTCTGGCCGGCCGCGACTGCCTTCAGGGCCGAGTGGAAGCAGGAGGCCCAGCCGGCGGCGAAGAGCTGCTCGGGGTTCGTCGCGCCACCCGGTCCGCCCATTTCACGCGGGATGGCGAGGGTGACGTCGATCAGGCCGTCGTTGCTGGCGGCTCGGCCTCCGGCGCGGCCGTCCCCGGTCGAGGTCGCGATGGCGGTGTAGACGGAATCGGACATGACGGTGTTCTCCTTCGGGGGTTGGGTGCGTGCGGGACGGCGATCATTCAGCTCTCGTCGAGGATGACGCCGGTGGCAATCTCACTGCGTCTGTGCCGCCCGGAGATGCAGACGGATCGCCGAGATCAGGAAGAAGATGCCGCCCAGCGTCGCGTAGCCGGCCACCGTGGTGAGCGCCGCGTTCGGTGCACCGGCGCCCGCGATGAACCCAGCGCCGGCGAAAGTGGAGATCGCGCCGCTGAGAATCATCGCCCACTGGCCACCGAGCCGATAGCGCAGGATTGCGACGATCAACTGCACAATGCCCGCGGTGATCGCCCAGACGCCCCACACCCGGAGGACATCGGGAATGCCGGAACTGACGGCCACCGCCAACCCGACTGCGGTGAGCAGGCTCAATGCCATGTTGAGATACAGCGGCGCCCGTGGACGTGCGGCGCCCGAGGTGCGGAAGTCGATCACGGCCGCGGCCACGTCGAACAATGGATAGATCACCAGTAGGGAAATGCTGACCGGGGTGAGCGTCGCTCCGGTCAGCATCAGCAGAAGTGCCCAGACGACGGCGAATCCGAAGCGGGCGTAGTACAGGTTCCGCAGCTCCGTGGTGCTGCCGGTGGTATCCGCGACGGTGCCGGCTACACCGGTGTCGATCGAGCTGGACATCATGCTCTCCTTCGATGATCGAGGCGGTCGGGTTACGAGACTCAGGGAGAAAGAACGATCGGTATACCTGGAGTCTGATGGGCGCCGACCGCATTTGTCAAGACCGATCGTTCTTTCTGCTAACCTCGGAGCAGGAACCCGAGAGATCGGAGGAAGCCGGGTGTCGGAAGCACGCACACGACTGCTCGACACGGCGAGTGGACTGTTCTACGCCGAAGGGCTTCATGCCGTCGGCGTCGAGCGCATCCTTGCCGCCGCCCAGGTGACACGGGCGACCCTGTACCGGCATTTTCCGGGCAAGGACGACCTTGTGGTCGCCTACCTGGTGCAGGCCGATGAGGCGATCCGCGCGCAGGTCGACACCGCGCGCAGCGGGAGCGCTGCTGCCGTCGACGTTGTTCGAGCCGTCGGGCGGGCCATCGCCGACAGCATCCGGGGTCCGGGTTTTCGAGGATGCGCGTTCCTCAATGCGGCGGCCGAGTATCCCGACCCCGACCATCCGGTCCATCGGACCGTGCTCGCGCACCGGCAGTGGTTTCTGGCCACGATCACCGAGATCCTCGCTGATGTCGACGATATCGATCCGGGACCTGCCGCCCGCCACTTCGTGATGCTGCGCGACGGCGCGATGGCGGCCGGTTGCCTCACCGACCCGGCCCCCATCTGTGAGACGTTCCTGCTCGGAATCGAAGGGCTGCTGGATTCTCGCAACCGGTGAGGACACCGCACATCTGCGGCCGTGCCGCGGAGTCGTCGTAGACGAGCCCGCGGAACAGAGTTCATTGGTAGTGTTGCGGGGCCCAATGCCGATGCGGCCGTGCGATTCTCGGCAGCGCCGAGCTGCATTCGCTTTGTCTCGAATTCGCTCGAGGAGCAGCTGTGCAGAGGAAAAAGACCGCGCTCGTCGCCGCCGCGCTCGCGATGTTGTGTGCGACATCGTCGCCAGCCGGTGCCGATCCCGCCGCGCCGAACGCCGGGGCCGCCGGGATGCCGCAAGAGTTCAGCTTCATGCAGCGGGGTGACCCGGAACGTCCCGCATGTATCTACTACAACGAAGTTGCCGCAGGTCGCGGGGATGCCGTAGACGGCTCCACCTGTCGCTCCGATGAATCGCACGTCTTCACCAGACTTCTGACCGACGAGAGCTATCTGCGTCTCGAACTCACCGATCATTTCGGTAAATGCCTGATCGGCGACACGTCCACCAACCCGGGTGTGGTCGTCGTCGGCTCCTGTGACGACCCTCGGGCCGACTGGATCGCCGGCGGTACCATCGATCCGCCGAACTGGGCGTTCGCTCCACGCTCCAACCATCAGATGTATCTGCGCGACAACGGCATAGCGTTGGTGCTGCAGAACACCGAAACTCCGCTCAGTACCCCGGGGTACTACTGGAATCTGATCTGACCGCCATCGATCGCCCGATGGGTACGGCAGAGTTCGACGGTCCGGTGGGCCCGCTCGGCGAGGTCGGTCGGCCGGTGGACGAGCCGGGATGAGAACAGCCGTCATATCCGCAGGTCGGGAAGATCAGGTGCTCATCGGAGGAGGTCCGCGATCTTGCGGGCGGTGACCTTCGCGAGGTCGACGAAGAACGGAACCCGTTCATCGATCATCAGCTCGATAGGTCCGCGCAGGCCGAGGGCGAACCGGACCTGTCCCGACTCGTCACCGATCGGTACGCCGATGGTCCGGAATCCGTGCACGAGCTCTTCGTCGTTGAACGCGTAACCACGTTCCCGGGTATGGGCGAGTTCCTTGCCGAGCTCCACCGGCCCGGAAATCGAACGCGCGGTGCCACTGTCGTACGGCAACCTGGTCAATTCCGCCGCGCTGGTCTGCGCCCAGGCCAAGAGTGCTTTTCCGAGTGCGCTCGCATGCAGGGGAAGCCGGAGGCCCTGCAGTTCGTGCCCATCCGCTTCGCGCCAGCTGCTGGTTCCCAGGAGAACGGCATCGTTGCCGTGCCGTGTCGCGATGGAAGCTTTTGCGCCCGTGATCGTCGCCAGCTCTTCGAGGTGTGGTTCGGCGAGGTGGATGCGGTGTTGTCGATAGGCGAGCTGACCGTATTCGGCCAGCGCGGTTCCCAGCCGGTACCGGCTGGGCGAGTCCACCTTGTCCAGGAAGCCTGCCTCGACGAGGGCGGAGAGCAGGCGGTGAGTAGTGCTCACCGGCAGGTCCAGCTGCCGGGCGATCGCGGAGACCCCGAGATCTTCGCCGTTGCGGAAGCAGGCGAGAACGGACAGCGCGCGCGTCACGGACTGGAGTTGACCATGGGCTGAGGAAGTGGGCTCCACGTGCCGACGCTAGCACGGGACGTGGTGGGTTCGGTCATCAGGTTTTCCGTATTATGGAAAGCCTGGGTTCGTTCGGGTGTCCTACCGAGACTTTCCGCTACGACCTCTATCTGGGGAATTTCGCTCCTTCTGCCTCCTGTGGCGAACAAACACACATCCCGCTCTCGCGTCAAGCTTTCCGGTCAAAGGAAAGGTAAGGGTGGGCACCTTCATGGATGCCGCCTAACTTCCTTAATCACCCGTAATCCCTCGA
This genomic window contains:
- a CDS encoding cytochrome P450, which gives rise to MSLEKARLFSDVLRGDPGARILWAPPGADRHRQYEKVRARGVLAASRRGLLFTASHTLSHQVLTSSDFGPAPIGASARRRNETGDVTLVHPVDDSFLKLQPPRHTELRSLVAPTFHRRELADLGPRIEKIVEDRLNELPRGQVIDLITSYAEAVPTAMISHILGLPQSDSPRFAAWGHVLASLLDGARTAQERQRSRDLVTEMTSYFRDRLNDVDPQGAGLTAGLARQCPARLTLREAIATCSMLLVGGFGTTTHLLGNTLHTLLRQPHLRPADGDYSAVIEESLRYDTPVQYVVRVAATDTRLAGRVVTARTPIVLLLAAANRDPEIFTDPHVFDPRRREPHRHLTFGAGIHFCIGAALARAEAAIAVQRFFERFPNAHIAGKAALLPSRALHGLRGLPVVLET
- a CDS encoding organic hydroperoxide resistance protein, which codes for MSDSVYTAIATSTGDGRAGGRAASNDGLIDVTLAIPREMGGPGGATNPEQLFAAGWASCFHSALKAVAAGQKISFTESAVVAEIGVHRTGQGGFSLSAALHVELGGIDQDSADSLVTAAHAVCPYSNATRGNIPVSVDVTVA
- a CDS encoding TetR/AcrR family transcriptional regulator — its product is MSEARTRLLDTASGLFYAEGLHAVGVERILAAAQVTRATLYRHFPGKDDLVVAYLVQADEAIRAQVDTARSGSAAAVDVVRAVGRAIADSIRGPGFRGCAFLNAAAEYPDPDHPVHRTVLAHRQWFLATITEILADVDDIDPGPAARHFVMLRDGAMAAGCLTDPAPICETFLLGIEGLLDSRNR
- a CDS encoding IclR family transcriptional regulator, translated to MTRALSVLACFRNGEDLGVSAIARQLDLPVSTTHRLLSALVEAGFLDKVDSPSRYRLGTALAEYGQLAYRQHRIHLAEPHLEELATITGAKASIATRHGNDAVLLGTSSWREADGHELQGLRLPLHASALGKALLAWAQTSAAELTRLPYDSGTARSISGPVELGKELAHTRERGYAFNDEELVHGFRTIGVPIGDESGQVRFALGLRGPIELMIDERVPFFVDLAKVTARKIADLLR